One part of the Bdellovibrio sp. KM01 genome encodes these proteins:
- a CDS encoding B12-binding domain-containing radical SAM protein — MKNDILLVTLNSTYQHSSFGLRYLYANLKELQERASILEFTTAKDPRDIAEQLLKLNPKIIGLGVYIWNANESYELVSLIKRISPETIVVLGGPEVTHESETQAICNTADFTFKGEADFLFYEFCQKYFSTGELPQEKYIKGPLPEIKNIASPYSFYSDEDIKNRVLYVEVSRGCPYRCEYCLSSLDKSVRNFEITTFLADMQILLDRGARQFKFIDRTFNLSPTICTQILNFFLERIELGLFLHFEMVPDRLPTEIRELIKKFPHGSLQFEIGIQTWNVDVARLVSRRNDLAKVKENFKFLAEETGIHSHADLIVGLPGEDIESFAKGFDTLAELRPDEIQVGILKRLKGAPISRHDKEWEMVYSEHPPFQILRTKMMDFQTMQKMNRFAKYWDLFANSGNFKNFVAAIKSRSELAEHKSFFWEYFAFTEYMSARHAQSFGISLINLVESALVYLTDHLHWPHEEARQLLISDYMAPGTRELPKVLKVYPEPKQKGLSPEMRNNLPKRQQRHLVKSETQSS, encoded by the coding sequence ATGAAAAATGACATTCTGTTGGTCACACTCAATTCAACTTATCAGCATTCCTCTTTCGGATTGCGCTATTTGTATGCGAATTTAAAAGAACTCCAAGAGCGCGCATCGATCCTTGAGTTTACCACTGCGAAAGATCCTCGCGACATCGCTGAACAGCTTTTAAAACTCAACCCTAAGATTATCGGACTTGGCGTATATATTTGGAATGCCAACGAAAGTTACGAACTGGTGAGCCTCATCAAACGCATCAGCCCCGAGACGATTGTGGTTCTGGGCGGCCCTGAAGTAACACACGAAAGCGAGACGCAAGCGATCTGTAACACCGCTGACTTCACGTTCAAGGGTGAAGCAGATTTCTTGTTCTATGAGTTTTGCCAGAAGTATTTTTCGACCGGCGAATTGCCCCAAGAAAAGTACATAAAGGGTCCTCTTCCAGAGATAAAAAATATCGCATCGCCGTATAGTTTTTATTCCGACGAAGATATCAAGAACCGTGTTCTTTATGTTGAGGTATCTCGCGGTTGTCCTTATCGCTGCGAATACTGTCTGTCGTCTTTGGATAAATCTGTGCGTAACTTCGAGATCACGACGTTCCTGGCGGATATGCAAATCCTGCTAGATCGTGGTGCTCGCCAATTTAAATTCATTGATCGCACCTTTAACTTAAGCCCCACCATCTGCACTCAGATCCTTAACTTTTTCCTGGAGCGCATTGAACTGGGACTGTTTCTGCATTTCGAAATGGTACCGGATCGTCTGCCGACAGAAATCCGCGAGCTGATCAAAAAATTCCCTCACGGCTCTTTGCAATTTGAAATCGGTATCCAAACCTGGAACGTCGATGTCGCAAGACTTGTCAGCCGGAGAAATGATTTAGCGAAAGTTAAAGAGAACTTTAAATTTCTGGCAGAAGAAACCGGCATTCACTCTCACGCCGATCTTATCGTGGGTCTTCCGGGCGAGGATATTGAAAGCTTCGCCAAGGGTTTTGATACACTGGCAGAGCTTCGTCCTGATGAAATCCAAGTGGGTATCTTGAAACGTCTGAAAGGCGCGCCTATTTCCCGTCATGATAAAGAATGGGAAATGGTTTATTCAGAACATCCCCCGTTCCAAATCCTGCGCACAAAAATGATGGATTTCCAAACGATGCAAAAAATGAATCGCTTTGCAAAGTATTGGGACTTATTTGCGAACAGCGGTAACTTTAAAAATTTCGTGGCGGCGATCAAAAGTCGTTCTGAACTTGCTGAACACAAATCATTCTTTTGGGAGTACTTTGCGTTTACTGAATACATGTCGGCAAGACATGCTCAGTCTTTCGGTATTTCTTTAATCAACCTAGTGGAATCAGCTTTGGTTTATTTGACGGATCATCTGCACTGGCCCCATGAAGAAGCAAGACAGCTTTTGATTTCAGATTATATGGCGCCTGGCACTCGTGAACTTCCAAAAGTTTTAAAGGTTTATCCAGAGCCTAAGCAAAAAGGTTTGTCTCCTGAGATGAGAAACAATCTGCCTAAAAGGCAACAGAGACATCTTGTAAAATCGGAGACTCAGTCTTCTTAG
- a CDS encoding DUF1772 domain-containing protein, translating to MKLNQFLKYTSLLLIGLLAGNAFAFVIGMGPVMEKLSASSYIAFHQSMQRSFLSWTPLLCLVVVFKLAVHLIVMRRQWQRVEFFLVLFAMLCMADELVMTWTGNMPLNRVIHMWQFQGPPNDWESVRLQWLNLMYWRCAMLVAGFSFMIASVLTKKTESPILQDVSVAF from the coding sequence ATGAAACTTAACCAATTCTTGAAGTACACAAGTTTGCTCTTGATCGGGCTGCTTGCGGGCAATGCCTTTGCGTTTGTCATTGGCATGGGGCCCGTAATGGAAAAGCTGTCGGCTTCGTCCTACATCGCTTTTCATCAATCCATGCAGCGATCATTTCTGTCTTGGACACCGTTATTGTGTCTGGTGGTGGTGTTTAAGCTTGCGGTGCATTTGATTGTGATGCGCCGTCAGTGGCAGCGGGTTGAGTTTTTTCTGGTTTTATTTGCAATGCTTTGTATGGCCGATGAGCTGGTGATGACGTGGACCGGGAATATGCCCTTAAACCGCGTGATTCATATGTGGCAGTTCCAAGGCCCTCCCAATGATTGGGAGAGCGTGCGCTTGCAATGGCTGAATTTGATGTATTGGCGATGTGCCATGCTGGTCGCAGGATTTAGCTTTATGATCGCCTCAGTCCTTACTAAGAAGACTGAGTCTCCGATTTTACAAGATGTCTCTGTTGCCTTTTAG
- the ubiG gene encoding bifunctional 2-polyprenyl-6-hydroxyphenol methylase/3-demethylubiquinol 3-O-methyltransferase UbiG has translation MEEEEIELRKFQEQDVQRSELYHELAKEWYSSNRGPMALLRLETKSQLAWILGEIRKYIGFHAEILDVGSGAGFFSNAAAQAGHDVTGLDISRTSLRVAELMDVTGRVKYVEGDAYRMPFPNESFDVVVAMDLFEHVSDPEKIISEMSRVLRPGGIFFFRTINKTLISYLWMNKFMRWFLNHTPEKYFEYRLFRKPEEVQVWLEEFDLEVQAMRGLRPVVFQRSTWNLLRTRELHQNFQFTWCKSKHVSYTGYAKKFRDH, from the coding sequence GTGGAAGAAGAAGAAATCGAACTGCGGAAATTTCAAGAGCAGGATGTGCAGCGAAGTGAGCTCTATCATGAGCTTGCAAAGGAGTGGTATTCCTCCAACAGGGGACCCATGGCATTGCTTCGCTTAGAAACCAAATCTCAGCTTGCCTGGATTTTGGGAGAAATTCGTAAATACATCGGCTTTCATGCAGAGATTTTGGATGTTGGCAGTGGCGCAGGATTTTTTTCAAACGCTGCCGCCCAAGCCGGTCACGATGTGACAGGGCTTGATATCTCTCGCACGAGTTTGCGAGTGGCTGAACTGATGGATGTCACCGGGCGCGTGAAGTATGTCGAAGGCGATGCCTATCGTATGCCCTTTCCCAATGAAAGCTTTGATGTTGTGGTTGCCATGGATCTTTTTGAGCATGTTTCCGACCCTGAGAAGATTATTTCTGAAATGAGTCGGGTGTTGCGTCCTGGGGGCATTTTCTTTTTTCGCACTATAAACAAGACTTTAATTTCATACTTATGGATGAATAAGTTTATGAGATGGTTCTTAAATCACACGCCCGAGAAATATTTTGAATATCGCCTGTTTCGAAAACCCGAAGAAGTGCAAGTGTGGCTGGAAGAGTTTGATCTTGAAGTTCAAGCCATGCGCGGGCTTCGTCCCGTGGTTTTTCAGAGGAGTACTTGGAATCTTTTAAGAACTCGTGAGCTTCATCAAAACTTTCAATTTACCTGGTGCAAATCAAAACATGTTTCGTACACAGGCTACGCCAAAAAATTCCGCGACCATTGA
- a CDS encoding DUF1304 domain-containing protein → MRFLGLTLVTIVAVQHFIFMYLEMYLWTQPTGLKVFRNTFEKAQTTAVLAANQGLYNGFLGAGLLWGLFQSNEAFAYQIKMFFLVCVIIAGFYGAYSVSRRIFFIQALPAILAVIALL, encoded by the coding sequence ATGAGGTTTTTGGGCCTGACGTTAGTTACGATAGTTGCGGTACAACATTTTATCTTCATGTATTTGGAGATGTATTTGTGGACTCAGCCAACAGGCCTGAAGGTTTTCAGAAATACTTTCGAAAAAGCCCAAACTACGGCCGTTCTGGCTGCCAACCAGGGTTTATATAATGGATTCTTGGGTGCCGGCCTGCTTTGGGGTTTATTCCAATCCAACGAAGCCTTTGCCTATCAGATCAAAATGTTTTTCCTGGTCTGCGTGATTATCGCAGGCTTTTACGGCGCGTACAGTGTCAGTCGTCGTATTTTCTTTATTCAGGCCTTGCCAGCGATCCTGGCAGTGATTGCGTTGCTTTAA
- a CDS encoding HPP family protein, with protein MAKLARDVMSNNVITVSVGTTLADARQVMERNQIRHLPVIDPDEQIVGVLSQRDLLKNANSYHSRVEDFMSRPVVWMAHDLPLHSAIEKMLDLKISSILVGDEQNQLIGIVTTDDLLRLLAQSLDKVPRKQTLSTLFDIESLDEIAYKISQTGI; from the coding sequence ATGGCTAAACTCGCTCGCGATGTCATGTCCAATAATGTAATCACAGTTTCGGTCGGAACAACTCTGGCTGATGCAAGACAGGTGATGGAGCGAAATCAAATTCGTCACCTCCCTGTCATTGATCCGGACGAACAAATTGTTGGCGTCCTGTCTCAACGAGATCTTCTTAAAAACGCAAATTCTTACCATTCCCGAGTCGAAGACTTTATGTCTCGTCCTGTCGTGTGGATGGCCCATGATTTGCCTTTGCATTCCGCGATCGAAAAAATGCTGGATTTGAAAATCAGTTCGATATTAGTTGGGGATGAACAGAACCAATTGATCGGCATCGTAACAACTGATGACTTATTGCGATTGCTGGCGCAGAGTTTAGATAAAGTTCCAAGAAAACAGACGCTTTCGACCTTGTTTGATATCGAAAGCTTAGACGAGATCGCCTATAAGATCTCCCAGACGGGAATATAG
- the trpS gene encoding tryptophan--tRNA ligase: MKKIILTGDRPTGPLHLGHYVGSLQNRVKLQSEYNQYVLIADAQALTDYYENPEHVRKNVEQVALDYLAVGIDPKQSTIFIQSQIPELFELTFYFMNLVTVARLERNPTLKDEIRQKNMKDSIPAGFFTYPVSQAADILAFKADLVPVGEDQQPMIEQTNEIARRFNHLYKTEVFHDTKAMVGTTGRLTGIDGKAKMSKSLGNAIYLGDTPNELKKKVNAMYTDPNHLKVEDPGTVEGHVPFIFLDIFDPNQAEVEALKEHYRRGGLGDGVLKKRVLEILEAKIAPMRQRREEYAKDMGYVREILRTGTDAARTVAAQTLSDVKKAMGIVY, translated from the coding sequence ATGAAAAAGATCATTTTGACGGGCGATCGCCCCACAGGCCCTTTACATCTTGGACACTATGTTGGCTCTTTGCAAAATCGCGTGAAATTGCAATCCGAATACAATCAATACGTTTTAATCGCGGATGCGCAAGCATTGACGGATTACTATGAAAACCCAGAGCACGTTCGTAAGAATGTTGAGCAGGTTGCACTTGATTACCTGGCGGTGGGTATTGATCCCAAACAAAGCACGATCTTTATTCAATCACAAATTCCAGAGCTTTTTGAACTGACGTTCTATTTTATGAACTTGGTGACTGTTGCTCGCTTGGAAAGAAATCCCACATTGAAAGATGAAATCCGTCAAAAAAACATGAAGGATTCAATCCCTGCGGGTTTCTTTACGTACCCGGTTTCTCAAGCGGCAGACATCTTGGCTTTTAAAGCTGACTTGGTTCCAGTGGGTGAAGACCAACAGCCGATGATCGAGCAAACAAACGAGATCGCGCGCAGATTTAATCATCTGTATAAGACTGAAGTTTTCCACGATACAAAAGCAATGGTGGGTACAACGGGCCGCCTGACTGGTATCGATGGTAAAGCGAAAATGTCCAAGTCTTTGGGTAACGCGATTTACTTGGGTGATACTCCCAATGAACTAAAGAAAAAAGTAAATGCGATGTACACGGATCCAAATCACTTAAAAGTGGAAGATCCAGGCACAGTTGAAGGTCACGTTCCATTTATATTCCTTGATATTTTCGATCCAAACCAAGCAGAAGTCGAAGCTTTGAAAGAACACTACCGTCGTGGTGGTTTGGGTGATGGCGTTCTTAAAAAGCGTGTTCTGGAGATTTTAGAAGCCAAAATTGCTCCTATGCGCCAACGTCGCGAAGAGTATGCAAAAGACATGGGTTATGTGCGCGAAATCTTGCGTACTGGCACAGATGCCGCTCGCACTGTTGCAGCACAAACTCTTTCTGATGTTAAAAAGGCGATGGGTATTGTGTACTAA